The genomic region AATTTTTAACGCTCTCGAAAAAAGTGCTGATATACCCTCCGGTCAGTCCGCCAACAAGGGGCAACATCAACGTGGCGATGAACCCTCCCGGTCTGCCATGAAAAAAACGGCGTGTAAAAAAACCAACCAGCAGGCCAATAATGACCCATGAAAGAAGCCCCATTGGTTAACTCCCATTAAAATCTAATGTGTGGCAGCTACTGTTCACTTTTTTCAATAGCCTGCTCAATGCGTTTTAATGCCTGCAGGCAGCGCTGCAAGCGTCCCTCTTGCGCGGCTATTTCTCGTTGCAGTTTTTGTTGCCCGCTTAAGGTATCCTGGTAAGCAAGCTGACTTTCCCGATCAGCTATCGCCGCACGCAGTCGTCTTTCATAATCCTGATGTTTTGCCAGTTTTTCATACAGACTTTCCTCTTCAGGTACTGTCTGCAGATCTTTTTTGCGTAACGACTGCGTTGCCACTTCCCGCTGCAGGGCACCGATCTGCCGTACCATTCGTTCTGCCAGCCAGGCGACGCTTTCACTGCTGCCACTGATGCTGCTTTGTTTCAGCATCGCCAGACTCTGTCGGACTTCTTGCAGACAGTCTCCAAGACGGATACTGTTACAGTGAAACAGTTGACCATCAAAACGTGCGCTGGAGGCTTTTTCATGCGCGTGGGGAGCCAGTGTGTGCACCAATTGCTTTATCTGGGCTGCCAGTTGTCCAAGCAGATATTCTCTTCTCATTTCATTTACTCCCTCCCTCTTTCGGTATGATAGCTCTGACGGTGATGTTTTGCTTTCTGAGGTTGCAATTAGAAGAGGGTTTGCATAAATTTGTTCGCTTTCGTACGCGGCTTCCCCTGAATGAACGGCAATACTCTGCGAATGGGTTTCGTCAGAGTCACTGAAGCTGCGTGAGTCAGATTGGTATTTATCAGGCATAAAATTATGACCGCAACAGCGCAGCAGCTCGAATTCCTGAGAAACAGTATTAAAAGTATCGCGGATTATCCCAGGCCCGGCATCCTGTTTCGTGATGTCACCAGTTTGCTGGAAAATCCTGAAGCCTTTGCTCTCAGCATTAAATTATTGGTGGAGCGTTACCGCGATGCGGGTATTACCAAAGTTGTAGGAACCGAGGCGCGCGGATTTTTGTTTGGTGCCCCGGTCGCATTAGGACTGGGCGTCGGCTTTGTGCCGGTGCGCAAACCCGGAAAGCTGCCACGTAAAACTTTTTCAGAAAGCTATGAGCTGGAATACGGTACTGATCGGCTTGAACTACATTGTGATGCGATTACTGCAGCAGACACCGTGCTGGTCGTTGATGATCTACTGGCTACTGGCGGCACCATTGAAGCAACCGCTAAACTGATTCGCCGTGCCGGTGGAGAAGTCAAACATGCCGCCTTCATTATTAATCTGTTTGATTTGGGTGGAGAGCCGCGTTTGAATGCAGCAGGAATTGAATGTTTCAGCCTGGTCAGTTTTCCGGGGCACTGAGTTGTCAGATATCAGCATAAGGGCTGCATCCTTTTTAAGCCTGGCCTGCAATCACGTTTTGTCAACGTCATCATCAGCGTCTGGCTCTGTCGGGATCTCTGCAGGAAAGTAAACGTTTCAGGGTGTGCCAAAAGAAAAAAATCCGCCTTTTGTAAAGGCGGATTTTTACTATCAGAACTTCAGATTAAATGAGGCAGAAATGGTTTGCGAAGTTTCGTTCGACGACTTCTGGATACCATAGTTGAGGCCATACGTCATTTTATCTTTTTGCAGTAAGAAACCTACATTGGCGTTGTAAGCTGAACTGTCAGCGATACGAGACTCGCCATAAGCCGACCCCGTTACCCCCGCCATTGTTACCGTTGTACCCGCTGTCGTATCACCGCCGGTGGCTACCCAGGACAAATCCAGAGAAGGTTTCAGCGTATAACCCGAGTCGTTTTTATATTCTTTGGTAAAACGGACACCCAACGGAACAGACCATAATGATTGAGAGCTGGAACCGTTCTTAAAGAACTCTTTTCCTTCACTTTTGGTTTTAAAGGCTTTGTTTTTCAACTGGGTATAGCGGAACCCAATATACGGCATAATATCAACGTATTTATTTTCAAACACGTATTCGCGCGTAAGACCCGCACTGATGATAGTCGATTTACCATCCCCGGACAACGTTGAGTAACCCGTAACCGGATCGAGTGATTGCTTGATGCTGTGGCTAACGCTTGAGTAGTTAATATCGCCGATAAGATTCCAGCTACCACTGATCCAGCTGCCGTAGAGAGAGGCTCCCCAAAAATCGAGTTCGTTTTTTACCGGGTAGAGGTTGCCAGTCGAACGACTTTTACCTTTACCCATATTCAAAGCTCCCCCGGTTTTGAGTATCCCGCCCTTATTTGTCAGTAAGGTATCTTCAGCACCGATAAAGATGCCCCCAAGCCAGGTGTTGGTTTTCGCATTAAAGCCACTGCTGTTGTAACCGGAAAGCTTGCTGTTGTCATAAAGCAGAGACGTCCACAAATTAAAACCCTCTTCCAAAGGTGTCCCCTGAAAGAAATGTTGACCCATGGATAAATGGTGTGACAAGGTTTTAGCAGTGGCGGACATGACTCTGAAGCTGGTACCTGCAACATTGGCTATAGAGGCAAGATTGATCGCCGATTCAATGAGGCGGGCTGAGGTGCCTGAATCGCTGACATAGCGCACATCCATGGCTTTAGAGATGAACTCCTGAGCGGCATTATCTGAGGTTACGTTGACGCCGATCTGTTCGCTCATTGCATTGAGCAGGGCAGCTGTACCGCCTGAAATTTCTGGAAGTGTGGTACTCAGATCAGCGCTGTTAAGGGTGATCACCGTTGAATCTGCGCTGGCGGTCTGTGTTGCGGTCAGCAGCCTGCTGGTGGTGCTGATATTGGACTCCTGCCATGTGGCAGATTCCGACAGGCCCGAGCTGGTAACGGCAGTAAAGGACTCTCCTGCGGTGATACTGTCATCTGTTAAAACCAGCAAATAGGCACCGGAGTCGATTTGAGCCGATCCCATCGCCAGTGCAGCATTACCTGAATCAATATAGGATCGAGCATTTAACACCGTCAGAGAGGAGGTACCCAGACCTGACGTGCTTTCATCTCCCCCTACGCGCCAGTTCAGATCGGTGCTGGAAAGATCGAGGGTGGTGTCTCCACTCAAGACCAGCGTACCGTTGAACGATACAGCGAGATTATTTTGCAATAGCGCAACTTTTTCCTGCCAGCTGTTGGCATTCAGTTCCGTTGGGCCAAAAATAGCGGTACCGTCACCGCTTATAATCAGGGTTCCTTCATTTGCTTCCAGCGTTTTAGTGGCGTAGATACCCCCATCGATGGTCATAGTGCCATTGTTCAGCACCGAGCTGCCCACCTGAAAGGTCCCGCCACTTTGTAAAAATTGATTTTCTGTGGTTGTCAGGGTATCCGTTAAGCTGCTCCAGAGATTTGCCACTCCCAGCGTCAGTGTGCCTGCTGTGAATGCGCCGCTGCGGATATCCAAAATACCTGTGCCTCCCACGCCAGCGGTCTGTGCCAGGGAACTGCTGTCCAGCACGCCATCATGACTGCCATTTTGCCCACCAATTTGAATATCACTGGCAATTTGACCTCTGCCACTTAAGAAAACAGCTGTACCTGTTCCGCCATTGCCTGCTTCACCTCCATTACCCGAGCGGCCTTTGACGCCATTGTTGGTGCCTCCATCACCTGCATTTCCCCCCTGGCCTCCCAGCGTCAGCGTTCCTTTATTATTGATTACGCCGGAGGTAAAGGTGAGGGCACCTGAGGAGCCGTCACTGCCATTGCCGCCGTCACCCGCAGCATTGCTTCCTTGCAGATTCCCTCCGTTTCCCCCGTTTCCCCCGTTACCACCCACATGGATGCCGGAAGTGACCGTGAGGCTGCCGTTGTTAAATGTAACGGTGCCTGTACCAGCAGAACCGCCATCACCTGCGGAGCCTCCCTGGCCGCCTGCAGCTCCCGATCCTGCAGAACCGGAGGTACTGGCTGTGCCGGATGAGCCCGTAATACCGCCGCTACCGCCGCTACCACCGTTACCACCGTCGCCCCCAATGGCGACTGACTGTGCGCTAACCACACTATTCGTCACGGTCAGACTTCCGTCACCACCATCACCACCATTTGCGCCCTGACCGCCATTGCCGCCTGTACCACCAGCCCCGCCGTTACCATCATCCCCTGTGGAGGTGGCACTTTCGGACGTGACTCCCGCATCTCCCCTCTGGCCTCCAGTTGCGCCATTACCCCCGGATGAGCCAGATCCAGCCGAACCGCCGACGGATAGTGTGTTCCTGACATTCATTGTGCTGTTGTTCAGCATCAGACTTCCGCTGCCTCCAGCACCCCCTCCGGCACCATCTCCACCGTTACCTCCGGTACCGCCATTACCCCCGTTTCCGCCATTCCCGGCAAGGCCGCCTGGTGCACGAGTACCGTTAGCCCCGGCTATACCGCCACTACTACCTGTGCCGCCGCTCCCCCCTATCTTGCCGTCCTGGCCGTCACTGGCATTGCCGCCCGCAGCACCGACGAAACCGCTAAAAATGGTGAAATTGCTTTGATTTACGGTAAGCGTGCCGGTGCCGCCTGCAGCGCCATTACCCCCGTTACCCCCGTCAGAGCCGTTGCCGCCGTTCCCACCATTGCCGCCGTCTCCCCCGTTCCCTCCCATGCCGGTTGTGCCACCATCGCCGCCGTTGCCCCCGGCTCCTCCTGTACCACCATAAGTACCTGCAGACGCCTCGCCAGCTTCACCACCTTCACCGCCGCTTCCACCAATCTGCAGAAGTCCCAACGTGCCTCTGACATTGCGTAACGTGGACGTTTTGTCGTCGCCCACCGTACCCGTATTTCCTTTTGTACCCGCGCTGCCGCTGGCTCCATCACTCCCATTTACGCCGTTACTTCCATCTCCGCCGCTGGTGGTGATTCTGGCATTAGAGCCGTTGCTGCCATCACTGCCATTCGTGGCGTTTCCTGCGTTGCTTGCTGAACTGCCGCTTCCGCCAATGCCGCCATCGGTGCCGATAACCACGTCATCAACGGCATAGGCCATATTCATTGTGCCTGATAAAGGAAGGCTGATAATAGCCAGCGTATGCATCGCTTTAATTAAAGGGTGTTGTTGGGATGTTTTATTTGAGGAAGTGGCTCTCTTTTGGGTGTGCTTTATTTCCATTATGTATATTCCATTATGTTTTTGTTAAGGAGGTGTCAGCGTGTCCGTAGCGCTGTAAATAAGGAGTCTGCGTTTTTGTTTTGAGGTTTTTGATTTAAATGAATTTTTATTTCCTGTTTCTGTTCATTTACTGGTCTTGCCGTCATCCTGATGTGGTGTGAATTTCAAATTAATATATTCAAAAATCACCCAAGTTATTTTAATTGTGGCTAATGTAAATTGATACTTTTTATTTTAATGTCTTTCTGGTTGTTATTGTTTTTTTTGGCTCTGACGTTTCTTTTGTATGGTTGTTTTTTTTTAATCTTTTTATTTCTTTCCAAATGAATGCTGCCAGCGGCAGGATATGAGCAAAATTTATAGGAATGGCATTAGCCGTGCTGGTACACTGTTGTAGCAGGTTGAATTGAGGCTAAATCACGCCGACGTGCGATTTGGATAAATGATTTTTTAATTAACGATGATGTATTAATGAGCTATCAGGTACTGGCGCGCAAGTGGCGTCCTCAAGCGTTTACAGATGTTGTTGGGCAGGAACATGTTCTGACCGCGCTGGCGAATGGCCTGTCTCTTGGTCGTATTCATCACGCTTATCTTTTTTCAGGCACCCGTGGTGTGGGAAAAACCACGATTGCTCGCCTGTTAGCGAAAGGGTTGAACTGTGAAACGGGAATTACTGCGACGCCCTGTGGTCAGTGTGATAACTGCCGGGAAATTGAGCAAGGGCGTTTTGTTGATTTAATAGAGATAGATGCTGCTTCCCGTACCAAAGTTGAAGATACCCGCGACCTGTTGGATAACGTTCAATACGCCCCTGCTCGGGGGCGCTTTAAAGTTTACCTGATTGATGAAGTCCACATGTTGTCACGCCATAGTTTCAATGCGCTGTTGAAAACGCTGGAAGAGCCACCCGACCATGTGAAATTTTTGTTGGCCACCACTGATCCGCAGAAATTGCCGGTGACGATTTTATCGCGTTGCCTGCAGTTTCACCTGAAGGCGCTCGACGCTGTCCAGATCCGCGGACAACTTGAGTATGTTTTGCAGCAGGAAAACATTTCTGCAGAAGTCAGAGCGCTGCAGCTGCTGGCCAGGACTGCCGATGGCAGTATGCGGGATGCCTTGAGTCTTACCGATCAGGCTATTGCTATTGGCGCGGGGCAGGTAACCACCGCGACGGTCATCGATATGCTTGGCACGCTTGATGATGAGCAGCCACTTGCCCTTATTGAAGCCCTGGTGAGGGCGGAGGGTGAGAAAGTGATGTCTCTGCTTAATCAGGCGGCGTCGAGAGGCGTTGAATGGGAAGCGTTGCTGGTGGAAATGCTCACGCTATTGCATCGTGTGGCGATGATTCAGCTTGTCAGTTCAGCGCCGGATGATGAGTTTGCCGCTGCCGGGTCACGCCTGCGTGAGCTGGCCAGAGTGCTGCCCCCGGCAGAGGTCCAGCTCTATTATCAGACCTTGCTGGTAGGACGTAAAGAACTGCCGCTGGCACCGGACAGGCGTATGGGTGTGGAAATGACCTTGCTGCGTGCGCTGGCTTTTCATCCAAAACAGCTGATAGCTGAACCCTCGCCCTCCGCTGCCAATATCGTTTCAGAACGGCCCATTCCCCGCCAGCCTGAACCTGGCACAGAGACGCCTTTGGCAGTCACAGCTGTCACGCCTGCCGCTGTTCAGAGTGAACCTGTCGGGAGTTTACCCGATACCACCAGCCAGCTATTACAGGCGCGGACGCAGTTGATGCGCCAGCAGGGAGTGACTAAACCAAAAAAGAGTGAGCCGGCGGCGCAGGGATCGCAGTCGGCTGGCTTGGCACTGGAGCGTCTGGCGGCTGTGGGCGAGCGGGGCAGGAAACGACAGACTACGCCTGAGCCTGCAGAACCCGTAAAAAAAGAGGTGTATCGTTGGAAGTCTCAGAGCGCCGAAGCAGAGCCTGAAGGCGTTATCGCCACGCCAAAATTGTTGCGTACGGCCCTGGAACATGAAAAAACGCCTGAGCTAATAAATAAACTGGCGACCGAGTCAGAACTGCGCGATGCGTGGGCAGGGGAGATAGCCACGTTGACGTTACCGAAACTGGTCCGGCAGCTGGCGCTCAATGCGTGGAAAGAAACGCTGGAAAGTGGCATTGTGCTGCATCTGCGCAGCAGCCAGCGTCATCTGAATTCCCCCTCTGCACAAAAGGTATTACGCGAGGCGCTCAGTCAGTTAGCAGGACATCCGGTTGAATTAACCCTGATTGAAGACGATAATCCCGCAGTCTTGACCCCGCTGGAATGGCGTCAAAAAATTTATGAAGAGAAGCTGGCGCAGGCGCGTCAGTCCATCACTACGGATAGCCATATTCAAACTCTGCGTCAGTTTTTTGATGCAGATGTCGATGAAGAGAGTATTCGTCCAATTTAAAATGCGGCGCGTAAGAGTGCAGCCCGAGCGGAGAGAGAGAACTATGTTTGGAAAAGGCGGACTGGGAAACCTGATGAAACAGGCCCAGCAAATGCAGGATAAAATGTCACAGGTACAGGAAGAAATTGCTGCCATGGAAGTCACCGGTGAGTCAGGTGCCGGCCTGGTTAAGGTCACCATTAACGGTGCCCATAACTGCCGCCGCGTGGAAGTTGATCCAGGCCTGTTGGAAGATGATAAAGAGATGCTGGAAGATTTGGTTGCAGCAGCATTCAATGATGCCGCGCGCCGCATCGCGGAAGCGCAAAAAGATAAAATGGCGGCGGTATCCAGCGGCATGCAGCTGCCGCCTGGCTTCAAGATGCCATTCTGATGCAAACCAGTCCGCTCCTCGAAAGCCTGATGGAGTCGCTGCGCTGTCTGCCGGGCGTTGGGCCGAAATCGGCTCAACGCATGGCGTTTCAGTTGTTACAGCGGGATCGCAGTGGAGGCATGCGTCTTGCTCAGGCTTTGACGCGTGCCATGTCAGAGATTGGCCACTGTGCAGACTGCCGCACTTTTACCGAGCAGGAAATTTGTACTATCTGCGCGAATCTACGCCGTCAGCAAAATGGCCTCATTTGTGTGGTGGAAACCCCGGCAGATATTCATGCGATTGAGCAGACAGGGCAATTTGCCGGACGTTATTTTGTCCTGATGGGGCATCTTTCTCCTCTGGATGGGATTGGTCCGATTGATATTGGCCTGGATCGGCTGGAACAGCGGCTGGAAAAAGAAACTCTCAAGGAAGTGATCCTTGCGACTAATCCCACGGTGGAGGGGGAGGCAACCGCTAACTATATTGCTGAAATGTGTGGTCAGTATGGTGTTGAAGCCAGCCGCATTGCCCACGGCGTGCCGGTTGGCGGCGAGCTTGAGATGGTTGACGGTGCCACGCTGTCTCACTCTCTGGCCGGACGACACAAGATCAAATTTTAGTCATTCAACGGCACGTTATCTCGTGCCGTCTTGAAATCCTTGCAATAGCCCCCATTCTTCACCTCAACTTAATACAAACCGTATTTCAGATGAGGTAGCAATGACTATGAAAGGACAAGAGACTCGTGGCTTCCAGTCAGAGGTAAAACAGCTTCTGCACCTGATGATCCACTCGCTCTATTCAAATAAAGAAATTTTTCTGCGTGAATTGATTTCCAATGCCTCTGATGCTGCTGACAAACTGCGTTTTCGTGCATTGTCTGCGCCTGATCTCTATCAGGGCGATGGCGATCTTCGCGTAAGAGTGTCTGTTGATAAAGAAAAACGTACACTGACGTTAAGTGATAACGGCATCGGGATGACCCGCGAAGAAGTTATAGAAAATCTTGGCACTATTGCTAAATCCGGTACCAAATCTTTTCTGGAATCATTAGGATCGGACCAGGCGAAAGACAGCCAGCTGATTGGTCAGTTTGGTGTCGGTTTTTATTCTGCTTT from Erwinia tracheiphila harbors:
- the priC gene encoding primosomal replication protein PriC, with translation MRREYLLGQLAAQIKQLVHTLAPHAHEKASSARFDGQLFHCNSIRLGDCLQEVRQSLAMLKQSSISGSSESVAWLAERMVRQIGALQREVATQSLRKKDLQTVPEEESLYEKLAKHQDYERRLRAAIADRESQLAYQDTLSGQQKLQREIAAQEGRLQRCLQALKRIEQAIEKSEQ
- the apt gene encoding adenine phosphoribosyltransferase yields the protein MTATAQQLEFLRNSIKSIADYPRPGILFRDVTSLLENPEAFALSIKLLVERYRDAGITKVVGTEARGFLFGAPVALGLGVGFVPVRKPGKLPRKTFSESYELEYGTDRLELHCDAITAADTVLVVDDLLATGGTIEATAKLIRRAGGEVKHAAFIINLFDLGGEPRLNAAGIECFSLVSFPGH
- a CDS encoding autotransporter outer membrane beta-barrel domain-containing protein: MEIKHTQKRATSSNKTSQQHPLIKAMHTLAIISLPLSGTMNMAYAVDDVVIGTDGGIGGSGSSASNAGNATNGSDGSNGSNARITTSGGDGSNGVNGSDGASGSAGTKGNTGTVGDDKTSTLRNVRGTLGLLQIGGSGGEGGEAGEASAGTYGGTGGAGGNGGDGGTTGMGGNGGDGGNGGNGGNGSDGGNGGNGAAGGTGTLTVNQSNFTIFSGFVGAAGGNASDGQDGKIGGSGGTGSSGGIAGANGTRAPGGLAGNGGNGGNGGTGGNGGDGAGGGAGGSGSLMLNNSTMNVRNTLSVGGSAGSGSSGGNGATGGQRGDAGVTSESATSTGDDGNGGAGGTGGNGGQGANGGDGGDGSLTVTNSVVSAQSVAIGGDGGNGGSGGSGGITGSSGTASTSGSAGSGAAGGQGGSAGDGGSAGTGTVTFNNGSLTVTSGIHVGGNGGNGGNGGNLQGSNAAGDGGNGSDGSSGALTFTSGVINNKGTLTLGGQGGNAGDGGTNNGVKGRSGNGGEAGNGGTGTAVFLSGRGQIASDIQIGGQNGSHDGVLDSSSLAQTAGVGGTGILDIRSGAFTAGTLTLGVANLWSSLTDTLTTTENQFLQSGGTFQVGSSVLNNGTMTIDGGIYATKTLEANEGTLIISGDGTAIFGPTELNANSWQEKVALLQNNLAVSFNGTLVLSGDTTLDLSSTDLNWRVGGDESTSGLGTSSLTVLNARSYIDSGNAALAMGSAQIDSGAYLLVLTDDSITAGESFTAVTSSGLSESATWQESNISTTSRLLTATQTASADSTVITLNSADLSTTLPEISGGTAALLNAMSEQIGVNVTSDNAAQEFISKAMDVRYVSDSGTSARLIESAINLASIANVAGTSFRVMSATAKTLSHHLSMGQHFFQGTPLEEGFNLWTSLLYDNSKLSGYNSSGFNAKTNTWLGGIFIGAEDTLLTNKGGILKTGGALNMGKGKSRSTGNLYPVKNELDFWGASLYGSWISGSWNLIGDINYSSVSHSIKQSLDPVTGYSTLSGDGKSTIISAGLTREYVFENKYVDIMPYIGFRYTQLKNKAFKTKSEGKEFFKNGSSSQSLWSVPLGVRFTKEYKNDSGYTLKPSLDLSWVATGGDTTAGTTVTMAGVTGSAYGESRIADSSAYNANVGFLLQKDKMTYGLNYGIQKSSNETSQTISASFNLKF
- the dnaX gene encoding DNA polymerase III subunit gamma/tau, yielding MSYQVLARKWRPQAFTDVVGQEHVLTALANGLSLGRIHHAYLFSGTRGVGKTTIARLLAKGLNCETGITATPCGQCDNCREIEQGRFVDLIEIDAASRTKVEDTRDLLDNVQYAPARGRFKVYLIDEVHMLSRHSFNALLKTLEEPPDHVKFLLATTDPQKLPVTILSRCLQFHLKALDAVQIRGQLEYVLQQENISAEVRALQLLARTADGSMRDALSLTDQAIAIGAGQVTTATVIDMLGTLDDEQPLALIEALVRAEGEKVMSLLNQAASRGVEWEALLVEMLTLLHRVAMIQLVSSAPDDEFAAAGSRLRELARVLPPAEVQLYYQTLLVGRKELPLAPDRRMGVEMTLLRALAFHPKQLIAEPSPSAANIVSERPIPRQPEPGTETPLAVTAVTPAAVQSEPVGSLPDTTSQLLQARTQLMRQQGVTKPKKSEPAAQGSQSAGLALERLAAVGERGRKRQTTPEPAEPVKKEVYRWKSQSAEAEPEGVIATPKLLRTALEHEKTPELINKLATESELRDAWAGEIATLTLPKLVRQLALNAWKETLESGIVLHLRSSQRHLNSPSAQKVLREALSQLAGHPVELTLIEDDNPAVLTPLEWRQKIYEEKLAQARQSITTDSHIQTLRQFFDADVDEESIRPI
- a CDS encoding YbaB/EbfC family nucleoid-associated protein, which codes for MFGKGGLGNLMKQAQQMQDKMSQVQEEIAAMEVTGESGAGLVKVTINGAHNCRRVEVDPGLLEDDKEMLEDLVAAAFNDAARRIAEAQKDKMAAVSSGMQLPPGFKMPF
- the recR gene encoding recombination mediator RecR; the encoded protein is MQTSPLLESLMESLRCLPGVGPKSAQRMAFQLLQRDRSGGMRLAQALTRAMSEIGHCADCRTFTEQEICTICANLRRQQNGLICVVETPADIHAIEQTGQFAGRYFVLMGHLSPLDGIGPIDIGLDRLEQRLEKETLKEVILATNPTVEGEATANYIAEMCGQYGVEASRIAHGVPVGGELEMVDGATLSHSLAGRHKIKF